Proteins found in one Coffea eugenioides isolate CCC68of chromosome 5, Ceug_1.0, whole genome shotgun sequence genomic segment:
- the LOC113771359 gene encoding uncharacterized protein LOC113771359 produces the protein MEAGSGSNSQCSPGGPFNSEGSASQPQGHRQKTDIAWGYVSEGRNAQGRKTMTCTYCFKVFHGGGIHRMKQHLAGVTGSVTSCPNVDPAVRLAILTCLQENDKKSKEKRGDFGVESPFGQPVHEFVGDEVQEVPPPRIREISMNEAGTSLGKGKRKTTAPTGIHAFFKGGRDSAQPTIKACLQSKDKWQNTDMAIALWFYDACIPINAVNSPFFQKAIDQIASMGHGYKAPSYHSLRVTLLRDAKKDVQLVVDSFRNTWAETGCTIMGDGWKDSRQRPLINFLVYCPKGISFIKSIDASDIVTNAENLCNLFVEIVEMVGSKNVVHLVTDNASNYKAAGTLLNERYPTICWSPCAAHCINLILKDIGEMGTVKSLVALAATVTVFVYNHKYVRNWLRKTNGWREIIRPGETRFATTFIALKSLHDHKDSLQALVTSGDYKKFLKMNKGKEVKQIVLDDRFWNNCLITVRIMGPIIRLLRVCDTDERPSLGYVYEGMFRAITGIKKLFRSSERLYKPYIDIINDRWDRMLRKNLHATAYFLNPAFQYDTATFSTHPEITNGLLDYIESKVDWCSVENLTREIGMYREREGSFGRKLAILTSKKDRPENWWKLFGCDAPNLQKLAIRVLSQTASSSGCERNWSVFERIHTKKRNRLEHQRLNDLVYVHYNLRLQYRHNQQKRSYDPVDYESIDKTEFWVVEEEQEGELDYEELEEELEELPIHGQCSNSEQLEDNEEEAEDVDLETFQHRNFFNDEDDDWH, from the exons ATGGAGGCTGGTAGCGGTAGTAACTCACAATGTTCACCGGGGGGACCATTCAATAGTGAGGGATCTGCAAGTCAGCCCCAAGGTCATAGGCAAAAGACAGATATAGCATGGGGATATGTTTCTGAGGGCAGAAatgcacaaggaagaaaaaccaTGACATGCACTTATTGTTTTAAAGTGTTTCATGGGGGTGGCATCCACCGAATGAAGCAACACTTGGCAGGAGTAACGGGCAGTGTTACTTCATGTCCAAATGTTGATCCAGCAGTGAGGCTTGCAATATTAACATGTTTGCAAGAGAATGATAAAAAAtctaaagaaaaaagaggagatTTTGGGGTCGAAAGTCCTTTTGGTCAACCAGTGCACGAATTTGTCGGTGATGAAGTGCAAGAGGTTCCACCTCCTCGAATAAGGGAAATTTCAATGAATGAGGCTGGTACATCATTAGgtaaaggaaagagaaaaaccACTGCCCCTACAGGTATTCATGCTTTCTTTAAGGGTGGACGTGATAGTGCTCAACCTACTATCAAAGCTTGTTTGCAAAGTAAGGATAAATGGCAAAATACTGATATGGCCATTGCTCTTTGGTTCTATGATGCATGTATTCCCATTAATGCTGTTAATtctccattttttcaaaaagctATCGATCAAATTGCATCAATGGGTCATGGTTATAAAGCTCCATCTTATCATTCTTTGCGAGTCACTTTGTTGCGAGATGCTAAGAAAGATGTGCAGTTAGTTGTTGATTCATTTCGAAATACTTGGGCTGAAACTGGATGCACTATAATGGGTGATGGATGGAAAGATAGTAGACAAAGACCATTGATTAATTTTCTGGTTTATTGTCCTAAGGGTATATCTTTTATCAAGTCTATAGATGCATCGGACATTGTGACAAATGCAGAAAATTTGTGCAATCTGTTTGTTGAAATTGTTGAAATGGTTGGTTCAAAAAATGTGGTGCATTTAGTCACTGATAATGCTAGCAATTATAAGGCTGCTGGAACtttattaaatgaaagataTCCAACTATTTGCTGGTCTCCATGTGCTGCCCATTGTATCAATTTGATTTTGAAGGATATTGGTGAAATGGGTACTGTTAAATCTCTAGTGGCTCTTGCTGCTACAGTAACTGTTTTTGTGTATAATCATAAATATGTTCGAAATTGGCTGAGAAAAACTAATGGGTGGAGGGAGATTATTCGTCCGGGGGAGACTCGATTTGCCACCACTTTTATTGCACTAAAGAGCTTACATGATCACAAAGACAGCTTACAAGCTTTAGTCACTAGCGGAGATTACAAAAAGTTCTTGAAAATGAACAAAGGAAAAGAGGTCAAACAAATTGTTTTGGATGATAGATTTTGGAATAATTGTTTGATTACGGTGAGAATAATGGGTCCTATTATTCGGTTGTTGAGAGTTTGTGACACTGATGAAAGGCCTTCTTTGGGGTATGTGTATGAAGGTATGTTTAGAGCAATTACTGGAATCAAGAAGTTGTTCAGGAGTAGTGAAAGACTATATAAGCCTTACATTGATATCATCAATGACCGATGGGATAGGATGTTGAGGAAAAATTTGCATGCTACGGCATATTTTTTAAATCCCGCTTTTCAATATGACACTGCCACATTCTCTACACATCCAGAAATTACAAATGGTTTGTTGGATTACATAGAATCAAAGGTGGATTGGTGTAGTGTGGAAAATTTAACAAGAGAAATTGGAATGTATCGAGAGCGGGAGGGAAGTTTTGGCAGAAAACTTGCTATTCTTACTAGCAAGAAAGATAGACCAg AGAATTGGTGGAAGCTCTTTGGTTGTGATGCTCCCAACTTACAAAAACTTGCAATTCGGGTTTTGAGTCAAACAGCTTCTTCTTCCGGATGTGAGCGTAATTGGAGTGTTTTTGAACGTATTCAtactaagaaaaggaataggTTGGAGCATCAAAGACTCAATGATCTTGTATATGTGCATTACAATTTGCGTTTGCAGTATAG GCATAATCAGCAAAAGAGATCGTATGATCCCGTTGATTATGAGTCAATTGATAAAACAGAATTTTGGGTGGttgaagaagaacaagaaggGGAGCTTGATTATGAGGAGTTAGAGGAAGAGCTTGAAGAACTTCCAATTCATGGTCAATGTTCAAATTCTGAACAACTTGAAG ATAATGAAGAGGAAGCAGAAGATGTTGATTTAGAAACATTTCAGCATCGAAACTTTTttaatgatgaagatgatgattgGCATTAA